A region of Enoplosus armatus isolate fEnoArm2 chromosome 14, fEnoArm2.hap1, whole genome shotgun sequence DNA encodes the following proteins:
- the ppm1la gene encoding protein phosphatase 1L, which yields MIGDTMTLLSLLGRIMRYFLLRPETLFLLCISLALWSYFFHTDEVKTIVKSSRDAVKMVKGKVAEMMQNDRLGGLSVLDAEFSKTWEFKNNNVAVYSIQGRRDHMEDRFEVLTDIANKTHPSIFGIFDGHGGEAAADYVKAHLPETLKQQLQAFEREKRESALSYGSILEQRILTVDREMLDKLSANHDEAGTTCLVALLSDRELTVANVGDSRGVLCDKDGNAVALSHDHKPYQLKERKRIKRAGGFISFNGSWRVQGILAMSRSLGDYPLKNLNVVIPDPDIMTFDLDKLQPEFMILASDGLWDAFSNEEAVRFVRERLDEPHFGAKSIVLQSFYRGCPDNITVMVVKFKSGAGGSSKAGGE from the exons ATGATAGGAGACACAATGACGCTCTTGTCTCTTCTGGGTCGGATCATGCGCTATTTTCTCCTCAGGCCTGAGACATTGTTTCTGTTGTGCATCAGTCTGGCGCTGTGGAGTTACTTCTTTCACACCGACGAGGTGAAAACCATCGTCAAGTCCAGCCGGGACGCCGTGAAGATGGTGAAGGGGAAAGTGGCGGAGATGATGCAGAATGACCGGCTGGGGGGCCTCAGTGTCCTGGACGCCGAGTTCTCCAAAACCTGGGAGTTCAAGAACAACAACGTAGCCGTGTACTCCATACAGGGGAGGCGAGATCACATGGAGGACCGCTTCGAGGTGCTCACCGACATCGCCAACAAGACCCACCCGTCCATATTCGGGATATTTGACGGTCACGGCGGAGAG gCTGCAGCTGACTATGTGAAGGCCCACCTGCCAGAAAccctgaagcagcagctgcaggcctttgagagagagaagagagagagtgctcTCTCTTACGGCAGCATCCTCGAGCAGCGCATCCTGACTGTGGATCGCGAGATGCTGGACAAGCTCTCTGCCAACCACGATGAAGCAG GAACGACATGTCTCGTAGCGCTTCTGTCGGACCGAGAGCTCACAGTGGCGAACGTCGGGGACTCTCGTGGCGTGTTGTGTGACAAGGATGGGAACGCTGTTGCACTATCACATGACCACAAACCGTATCAGCTCAAAGAGCGCAAGAGGATCAAGAGGGCAG gAGGCTTCATCAGTTTTAATGGATCCTGGAGAGTCCAGGGTATCCTGGCTATGTCCCGCTCTCTCGGGGACTACCCGCTGAAGAACCTCAACGTAGTCATCCCCGACCCTGATatcatgacctttgacctggacAAACTGCAGCCAGAGTTCATGATCCTGGCATCAGATGGCCTGTGGGACGCTTTCAGCAACGAGGAGGCCGTCCGGTTCGTGCGTGAGCGTCTGGACGAGCCTCACTTCGGCGCCAAGAGCATCGTCCTCCAGTCTTTCTACCGCGGCTGCCCCGACAACATCACCGTCATGGTCGTGAAGTTCAAAAGCGGAGCTGGGGGGAGCAGCAAGGCAGGGGGGGAGTAG
- the otol1a gene encoding otolin-1-A, which translates to MPSVRLVFLTTLLVVLMAVPTSSARTTRWPKPQSTKKPPRAGSSGGGGGFRRTTTTTPSPSSSVHTDETTEVTMDAYSLSPTDSTTYSSDTYPTEFHTDPIAPPGNTHGNYTLDYNECFFNFCECCPPERGPVGPMGERGPPGPPGERGPLGLPGEKGETGLRGPPGPAGLPGANGLNGDIGEKGDQGSVGLPGVPGIPGKPGERGDPGPRGEKGERGFSGLKGDPGERGEPGLNGTKGSPGREGPMGPPGLAGTKGQRGEQGLTGECLSGEKGDVGERGPPGLRGEMGMNGTDGAKGERGEPGPPGGKGDTGARGPPGPPGGRGMAGLRGERGAKGGRGPRGPKGQPGESVEQIRSAFSVGLFPSRSFPPPSLPVKFDKVFYNGEGHWDPTLNKFNVTYPGVYLFSYHITVRNRPVRAALVVNGVRKLRTRDSLYGQDIDQASNLALLQLNQGDQVWLETLRDWNGVYSSSEDDSTFSGFLLYPDPKNKPTAVENL; encoded by the exons ATGCCATCCGTTCGCCTAGTCTTCCTGACCACTCTCCTTGTGGTGTTGATGGCCGTGCCGACCTCCAGCGCCAGAACCACACGCTGGCCCAAACCCCAGAGCACCAAGAAGCCCCCTCGCGCTGGGAGCagcggtggaggtggaggattCAGAcggaccaccaccaccactccatCCCCTTCCAGCAGCGTGCACACAGACGAGACAACTGAGGTCACGATGGATGCTTACTCCCTCTCCCCTACAGACAGCACCACCTACTCCAGTGACACTTACCCCACTGAGTTCCACACCGACCCCATAGCACCCCCTGGGAACACCCATGGAAACTATACCCTCGATTACAATGAATGCTTCTTCAACTTCTGTGAGTGCTGTCCGCCAGAGAGAGGCCCAGTAGGGCCTATGGGAGAGAGAGGGCCACCAGGACCGCCAGGAGAGAGGGGCCCTCTAG GGTTAccaggagagaagggagaaacAGGGCTCAGAGGACCTCCAGGACCAGCAGGACTACCTGGAGCCAATGGACTCAATGGCGACATAG GTGAAAAAGGTGATCAAGGATCTGTGGGTCTTCCTGGTGTCCCTGGGATCCCAGGAAAACcaggagagagag GTGATCCGGGCCccagaggagagaaaggtgaACGAGGCTTCAGCGGTCTGAAAGGGGAcccaggagaaagaggagagccTGGCCTGAATGGGACTAAGGGCAGCCCGGGGCGAGAGGGGCCTATGGGTCCCCCTGGGTTAGCTGGGACAAAGGGTCAGAGAGGTGAACAGGGACTTACAGGCGAGTGTTTATCAGGTGAGAAAGGTGATGTGGGTGAGCGTGGGCCCCCTGGTCTGAGAGGTGAGATGGGAATGAATGGAACTGATGGTgcaaagggagaaagaggggagccAGGGCCTCCTGGAGGGAAGGGGGATACTGGTGCCAGAGGGCCCCCAGGTCCTCCAGGAGGGAGGGGCATGGCAGGgctgaggggggagaggggagctAAAGGTGGGCGTGGGCCACGGGGCCCTAAAGGCCAGCCAGGTGAGAGTGTGGAGCAAATTCGCTCTGCCTTCAGTGTGGGCTTGTTCCCCAGCAGGTCCTTCCCTCCGCCCAGCCTGCCTGTGAAGTTTGATAAGGTGTTTTACAACGGGGAGGGGCACTGGGACCCAACACTCAACAAATTCAACGTCACCTACCCGGGGGTCTACCTATTCAGTTACCATATCACCGTGCGCAACCGGCCTGTGCGTGCTGCCCTAGTGGTTAATGGGGTACGGAAGCTGCGGACCCGGGATTCTCTGTACGGCCAGGACATCGATCAGGCGTCCAACCTcgcactgctgcagctgaatcAAGGGGACCAGGTTTGGCTGGAGACGCTGAGAGACTGGAATGGAGTTTACTCCAGCAGCGAGGATGACAGCACTTTCTCTGGCTTCCTGCTTTACCCAGACCCAAAGAACAAACCTACTGCTGTGGAAAACCTGTGA